Sequence from the Luteitalea sp. genome:
AGCTGCGGGATGTGCAGCGTGGCTACTCGCAGCAGTGGAACCTCACGATTCAGCATGAGCCGTGGGACGACTGGCTTATCGAGGTTGCGTATATTGGCAACAAAGGGACACGTCTACAACGCTCACAGGCGCTGAATTTCCTGTCGGAAGAAGACCTCGCCCTCGGCAATCAGTTGGTGGAGTCGGTGCCGAATCCCTTCTTCGGCATCATCGAGACCGGACCGTTGAATGGGGAAACCGTTCCTCGAGAGCAACTGTTGCTGCCCTTCCCGCAGTTCACGGGCGCGTCGGGCGGCGTGGCCTTCCGCGGCAACTCGATCTATCACGCAGGGACCCTGAAAGTGGAGAAGCGCTTCTCAGATGGCTTCTCGCTCCTCATGGCCTACACGAAGTCGAAGCTCATTGACGACGGCAGGATCGCGAGCCGCCCGGGATCGACCGCGGGGACCGGCGTGCAAAACTGGAACAATCTCCGGGCGGAGCGCTCGAAGAGTCTCGAGGATGTGCCACAGAGAATGGTCCTGGCGACGAGCTGGGCGCTGCCGTTCGCGCAGGACGGAGATGGTATCCTGCGCCATCTCGTGGGTGGGTGGCAGATCAACACGATCACGACCATCGAATCGGGGAGGCCGATATCGCTCAGCGCACCGGTGACCGGACCAGGTACGCGGCCGAACGCCGTCCCCGATGCGGAGGCGAAGCTGGACGACCCCACCCTGGAGCGCTGGTTCAATACCGACGCCTTTGCGCTGCCGGAGCCATTTACCTTTGGCGATGCCCCAAGAACGTTACCAGACGTGCACAGCGACGGATTGTTCAGGATCGACCTCTCGTTGTTCAAGACCTTTCCGATCGCCGACCGATACAGACTGCAATTCCGGGCCGAGGCGTTCAACCTCACGAATACGCCAACCTTCGATACCCCTGGGCGGAGCCTTACGGGTACGACGTTTGGCGTCGTCACGGCAACGACCATGGAAGGCAGACCGAGAGAGCTGCAGTTTGCGCTGCGCCTGGACTGGTAAGGGACGGTCAACGTTGAAGAGCGTTTGAGAGCAACGTGGAGGACGAGGGATGAGGCCAAAGAGCGTCAGCGTTATGGGGCTGCTTGCGTTTCTCGCGCTCGGCACCGCAGCCCTGGAGAGTGCCGACCCGGTCAAGACCGGTCTTGATGTGCTGGTCCAGCAAGATTTGGCGCCGCTCAAGGACAAACGCGTCGGTGTGATTACGAACCACACGGCCGTCACCGTCGACCGCCAGCACATCGTCGATGTGCTGGCGAACGCGCGCGACGTGAGCCTCGCCGCGATCTTCACGCCGGAGCACGGGTTGTTCGGCGACCGCCAAGGGGCAATCGAATCGGGTGTCCACAAGCCGACCGGTGTGCCGATCCATAGCCTCTACCAGACTGGCTCGCACCGTCCCACGCAGAAAATGCTGAAAGACATTGACGCGTTGGTTTTCGACATCCAGGACGTCGGCGCGCGCTTCTATACCTACATTACGACGCTGGGGTACGCCATCGAAGCGGCTGCAGAGGCCGGGATACCGATCTACGTGCTGGACCGGCCGAATCCCATCAATGGTCTCAGCGTGGAGGGGCCGCTCGCCGACGAGCACCATCTGCGCGAGAGGCCGTTTGTCGCCTACATGTCCATGCCCATCCGCCACGGGATGACCGTGGGGGAGCTGGCCCGCATGTTCAACGCGGAGCAGCAAAGTGGCGCGGATCTTCAGGTCGTCGCCATGAAGGGATGGAGGCGAAGCATGTGGTTCGATGAGACCGGCTTGGAGTGGGTGAACCAATCGCCCAACATCCGAAGCCTGACCCAGGCGACACTCTACCCGGGCGTCTGTCTCCTGGAAGGCCGGATCGTCTGGGTGAAAGGTGGCGCCGGGACCCCATTCCAGATGATCGCAGCCCCGTTCTTCAACGCCCGCGAGCTCGCCGCCCACCTGAACGAGCGCGGCATCGCCGGTGTTCGCTTCGTGCCGCGTCGCTTTCGGCCCACCGATGGCGTGTGCGCGAATCAGGTCTGTGATGCGATTGAGATACTCCTGCTTGACCGCAATGATCTCAACGCTGTGACGCTCGGCATTGAGCTCTTGGCGGCGGTGACGCGTTTCCACCCAGACCAGTTCGACATCACGGCCATCGACCGGCTCCTCGGCAACGAGGCCGCCGCGCGCCGCATCAAGGCGGGCGACGACCCCCGCAGCATCGTGGCCAGTTGGGAAGGCGACCTGACCGCGTTCCGGAAGCTGCGATCCAAATACCTGCTGTACCAATAATCGGGTCGGCGCAGGAATAGCATCGCCTCGGTATTCCACTCTGGTCGAGGGGTTGTGGATACCGCAGTGGAGGTCTTTTGCTCATGTCATCAAAGGTCATGGCTATTGCCGCTCACCCTGGCGATGCCCTGTTTACAATGGGCGCCCCCGTGGCCAAGAGCGTCCATGACGGCGGCGCAGGCGTCTTCGTGAGCCTGACGGTGGGAGAGAAGGGGAACCCTGAGAGCATCCCCTCGGACAAGTATGGCGACATGCAACGGGACGCCACCGAGAAGGCTGCCAAAGTGCTTGGTGCGGAAGTTGAGTTTGCTTGGGTACCCCGACGCTGAGCTGCCAGCTGACGAGGGGGCGGCCCTCAAAGTCTGCAATGTGATTCGTAAACACAAGCCGGCCGTGGTCATCACTCACTGGAGTGGTAGCTGGCACAAGGACCACCAGAACTGCCACATAATCGTGCGAGACGCGGTGTTTTACGCGGCGCTGCCAAGGATCGTTCGCGCCCAGCCCCCGCATCGGGTCGAGAAGCTGTTCTTTGCCGAGAACTGGGAAGACGCGTCGAACTTCGAGCCGGATACGTACCTGGACATCACCCGGGTCTACCAGACGTGGTTCGACGCCTGTGACCTGTATCCCATGTGGCGTGGACAGACCGGCTTTTTTCGGTATCACGACTATTACGCCAGCCTCGCGACCATGCGCGGATGTCTTGCGGGATTCAAGTACGCAGTGGCACTGATGCGTGATCCGAACCAGCGGCGGTCTAGCGTGCAGTCGCTGTGATCAGGATTCAGGATTCGGGATTCGGGATTCGGGGGTATGCGCGAAGGGGGTCTGGTGACACTCAGACTGCTGTGCTCGTTTCTACTGGGCGTCTCTGTCCTGCTTCCTCCTACGTTGCCGACAGCGCAAACGCTGAGGGCGGATCCTCAACTCGAAAAGATCGTTCAGGAGGTCCGGGCAGAGATCAATCCGAGCGAGGCCATGAGCTTCGTACTTCGGACCAACGAGACCGATCGGTGGTTTACCTTCCCGAAATTCCATGAAACGGCCAGGTACTTGGAAGCGACCATGAAGGCCATCGGTCTCCATGACGTGGAACGGCTTGCGGCACCCGCTGATGGCATGACGCAGTTCGGCTTCTGGACAATGCCTCTGGCATGGGACGTCAAGGAGGCGGTCCTGGAGATTGTTGAACCGGCACATGCCGACACGCGTGGTGTGCTGGCCGATTACAGGAAGACCCCGGCATCGCTGGTGATGTGGAGCGGACCGACGCCTCCCGACGGCATTATCGCGGACGTCGTGGAGCTGACGTCCTTTCGTCCCGACGACATTGATCGCGATCGTGTGAAGGGGAAGATGGTGCTGGCCGAGGTGCCACGTGACTTGGCGCTGAGGGGCTGGCTCAAAGCGAGACTGTACAAGATGGGAGCGGCCGGGCTGATCAGCGACGCGACCGAGAATCCGCAACTGGTTGACGGTCATTACTGGATCAATGCCTGGGGTGATCATGGCTGGGGTTTTACGAAGACATCCAGCCCGCTCGTCGGCTTTTCGATCACGCCGCGGCAAGGTGCCTATCTTCGTAGGCTGCTCGCCGAGCATGGCCGTGTGCGCCTCAAGGCCGTCGTGGACAGCCGCTACTACTCTGGCTCGTATCCCTACGCGACCGGCATTCTACAAGGCAGTGGTTCGGAGGAGGAAGAGGTTCTCCAACTCGGTCATACCAGCGAACCTGGTGCAAACGACAATGCGACAGGCGTTGCCGCGATGCTTGCGTCGGTGGCTGCGCTGAATCGCCTCATCGACTCCGGGACGCTGACCCGTCCGCAGCGCAGCATCCGGATTCTGGCGATGCCGGAAGATTACGGCTCCATGGCCTACCTCGCGACCCACCCAGGCCGCGTGGCGCGCACGATCGGTGCGATCTGCGTGGACACGGCCGCTGGCCCGTATGATGCCGCCGGCACGGCGTACCGGTTCCACCTGAACCCTGACGTCGCGCGCTCCTATCAGGATGCCTTGATCATGCGAGTCGCGGAGAGCTATTACGCCGGGCTGGACGGCCGCGTTCCTCGGTGGGCCCCGTATCGCCCGGTCAGTGACAGCTTTCTGAGCGACCCGCTGATCGGTATTCCGACCATCATGCCGCGCGCCGGCACGGGTGTTGACGTCCACCACAACAGCGCCGATACCGTGGACCTCGTGGACCCACGATCGCTTCGTGACCTCAGCTCGATACTGGCCATCTATACCTACTACCTGGCCTCGGCTGACGAGCAGGACGTCGCCTGGCTCGCCGAGATCACCGCTGATCGTGGCTACAACAATATCCTGCGCGCGGCCGAGCCGTACCTAAGCCGTGTCGCAACGTTGCCTGACGGCGATGCCCTCGGTCGGGAACTGTCTTCAGGGCTGGCGAAGATCACATACGAAGCCGACCGTGACCAGGACGCTGTGCTGTCGACTCTCCAGCTGGCGCGCGAGGGCCGTCGGAAGGAGATTCGGGCCTCGCTCGAGCCCTTGCTGCAGAATCTCCAGCGCTTCGCCGACGAGCAGTCGGAGAGACTGCGGCGTGCGGTCAACCGGCGCGCAGGGGAAGTGGGAGCGGCAGGGCCGGTCGAAGCTGCAGCGCCACCCGTGAATTCAACCCGCGCGCGCGCAGCGCACATGGTTGTGAAACGAAAGCGAATGGGGACCATCACCCTTGACGACCTGCCGGTCGATCAGCGGGACGGGTTTCCCGGGTTTGGCGCAGAGGTGCCGATACTGGCGATCCTCAAC
This genomic interval carries:
- a CDS encoding DUF1343 domain-containing protein is translated as MRPKSVSVMGLLAFLALGTAALESADPVKTGLDVLVQQDLAPLKDKRVGVITNHTAVTVDRQHIVDVLANARDVSLAAIFTPEHGLFGDRQGAIESGVHKPTGVPIHSLYQTGSHRPTQKMLKDIDALVFDIQDVGARFYTYITTLGYAIEAAAEAGIPIYVLDRPNPINGLSVEGPLADEHHLRERPFVAYMSMPIRHGMTVGELARMFNAEQQSGADLQVVAMKGWRRSMWFDETGLEWVNQSPNIRSLTQATLYPGVCLLEGRIVWVKGGAGTPFQMIAAPFFNARELAAHLNERGIAGVRFVPRRFRPTDGVCANQVCDAIEILLLDRNDLNAVTLGIELLAAVTRFHPDQFDITAIDRLLGNEAAARRIKAGDDPRSIVASWEGDLTAFRKLRSKYLLYQ
- a CDS encoding DUF4910 domain-containing protein, translating into MREGGLVTLRLLCSFLLGVSVLLPPTLPTAQTLRADPQLEKIVQEVRAEINPSEAMSFVLRTNETDRWFTFPKFHETARYLEATMKAIGLHDVERLAAPADGMTQFGFWTMPLAWDVKEAVLEIVEPAHADTRGVLADYRKTPASLVMWSGPTPPDGIIADVVELTSFRPDDIDRDRVKGKMVLAEVPRDLALRGWLKARLYKMGAAGLISDATENPQLVDGHYWINAWGDHGWGFTKTSSPLVGFSITPRQGAYLRRLLAEHGRVRLKAVVDSRYYSGSYPYATGILQGSGSEEEEVLQLGHTSEPGANDNATGVAAMLASVAALNRLIDSGTLTRPQRSIRILAMPEDYGSMAYLATHPGRVARTIGAICVDTAAGPYDAAGTAYRFHLNPDVARSYQDALIMRVAESYYAGLDGRVPRWAPYRPVSDSFLSDPLIGIPTIMPRAGTGVDVHHNSADTVDLVDPRSLRDLSSILAIYTYYLASADEQDVAWLAEITADRGYNNILRAAEPYLSRVATLPDGDALGRELSSGLAKITYEADRDQDAVLSTLQLAREGRRKEIRASLEPLLQNLQRFADEQSERLRRAVNRRAGEVGAAGPVEAAAPPVNSTRARAAHMVVKRKRMGTITLDDLPVDQRDGFPGFGAEVPILAILNWVDGERTLEEVIRLTELERGPMDFDFVGYFEFLARHGYVDIVSVNP